CGAGACGATTGCCTCGAACTCGTCGTGACTCGTTTCCGCGGCGACGCCGTAATCGAGGCCGGTCGACTCGACCGTCTCGAGGACGAGGTCCAGTTCCCCCCGTGGAACGAACACCTGTACCAGACGCATACCGCTCAGACGACGGCTGCGGGGATAATCTGTGTGCCAGACTCACACACCGGTGAGAGTCACAGAAACGAGTGAAAGTCCGCCTTAGAACGTCTCTCGGCCGTCGTCAGTGATGACGCTCTCGAGCAACTCGACCGGCGTCGCATCGTAGTTTGGATTTGCGACACCGAAGCCCTCTGCGGGTTCGGGCATGACTTCGCTGCCTGGCCGATGCTCATTTTCGAAAACGAACCCTTCGGTGACGATCTTCGAGGCGGCTCCGAGGACGGTCACCGGCACCTCGAGTTGGGCTGCCGTCGCCGCAATCGGGAACGTGCCGACGCGGTTGTACAGCGTGTCGTCGACGATACAGTCCATGCCGACGATGACCCGATCACATTCCGGCAGATAGTGGCCGTGTGCGCTGTCGGTAATCAGCGTCGGCTCGACACCCTCGAGATCGGCGAGCGTGCGGGCGGTCTTGCGGCCGATGTAGCGCGGGCGCGCTTCGGTAACGTAGACGTCGAAGGTCTTGCCCGCCTCGACGGCCTGCTCGAGCGCTTCGATGATCGTCGAGGAGTAATCATGTGTCAGCAGCGTCGCGCTATCCTCGAGGGAGTCGACGGCGTTTTCGGCGGCTCGCTGCTTAGCCGATTCGACCCGCGAGATGACAGCGTCGATACGCTCCTGTGTCAGTTTCTTTGCCTCCGCGACGCTGTCCGGGTCGGCGTCTGCAACCGCCTCAACGACCGCCCGAACTGCGTTCTGTAACGACGCGTGCGAGGGATTCGCTCGTCGTAACACCGAGCCGTTGCGCTCAAGGTCGCGAACGTACTCTTCGACGGTGGCAAACTCCCGCTCGAGCAACTCCTCGAGTGCTCGGGTGGCGCGTACGGCGACTACCGAGGAGCTGTGTGTCTGCATTTCCTGGATCTCCTCGACCGTCTCGTCGATCATACTGCAACGGATTCC
The Natronolimnobius sp. AArcel1 genome window above contains:
- a CDS encoding translation initiation factor eIF-2B; protein product: MIDETVEEIQEMQTHSSSVVAVRATRALEELLEREFATVEEYVRDLERNGSVLRRANPSHASLQNAVRAVVEAVADADPDSVAEAKKLTQERIDAVISRVESAKQRAAENAVDSLEDSATLLTHDYSSTIIEALEQAVEAGKTFDVYVTEARPRYIGRKTARTLADLEGVEPTLITDSAHGHYLPECDRVIVGMDCIVDDTLYNRVGTFPIAATAAQLEVPVTVLGAASKIVTEGFVFENEHRPGSEVMPEPAEGFGVANPNYDATPVELLESVITDDGRETF